The genomic region GGGCGGGAGTCTCGTCAGGAAGGAAGCCACCGGCTATGGCACCTGTTATTTCATGGAAGAAGCCTTGAAGGCGAAGGGCAAATCATTTAAAGGAGCAACAGTGGTCATTTCCGGTTCCGGGAACGTGGCGATTTATGCCGCCGAAAAAGTTTGCCAGCTCGGCGGCAAGGTCGTCGCGATGAGCGATTCGAACGGGTACGTTTACGACCCCGAAGGAATAAAACTTGATACAGTGAAAAGGATTAAAGAAGTGGAGAGGAAGAGGATCAAGGTTTATGTCGAAGATCACCCCACAGCCCGGTACCATGAGGATTGGACCGGTATCTGGACGGTCAAGTGCGACATAGCCCTTCCCTGCGCCACGCAAAACGAAATCGACGAAAAATCCGCCCTGGCCCTTGTCGCCAACGGCTGCTACGCGGTTGGAGAAGGCGCCAATATGCCATCAACTCCTGAGGCTATTGAGGTGTTTCTCAAGAACAAGGTCATCTTCGGCCCGGCAAAAGCCGCCAACGCGGGAGGCGTGGCCACTTCGGCTCTTGAAATGTGCCAAAACAGCATGAGGTATTCGTGGACATTTGAGGAAGTGGACGCAAAATTGAAGGAGATCATGGTCAACATATATAAGAGCGCCAGCAAGGCTGCCCGCGAATACGGCTGCGAAGACAACCTGGTGGTTGGAGCCAATATCGCCGGGTTCCTCAAAGTCGCCGACGCCATGTTAGCTCAAGGTGTCGCTTATTAAAATTTATAATTTATGTGCAGCTAAAATGTATAACCCTTTGCAGTTCTCCTTATTTAGGAGGCGCAAAGGGTTTTTTGTATTTAATCCTTGACAGTATTACGAGATGATAATATAATGAATCGCCACCTGATTTATATTCTGTATAGAATGGAGGCGCTATTTTGAAGCCGGTAATACTTGAGGCATTTGAAAATGAGAATTTTATTGGGAATACTTTAAAAAGATTGTTTGAACAAAAAGGTCAAGAATATTTCTACTTTAAGCTCAAGGATATGAACATACTACCATGCAGGTCTTGTGGTATTTGCAGTATAAAAACTCCTGGCAAATGTATTGTAGTAGATGACGACATGCCTGTAATATTAAAGGCCGTAGCCTCAAGCAGTATGTTGATCATGATCACCCCGATAGTGTTTGGAGGATATTCCTCACAACTGAAAAAAGCCGTTGACAAATTTATGTTGCTGGCTACCCCTTTATACAGCGGCAAGGGCGGCCGCCTGCTCCACCTTCCCCGCTATGGCCACAAATCACTGCTGGGTATAGGTGTAACGAAAAACAACTCCCGGTTTCAGGAAGATAGTTTTAGAAAACTGGTTGCCCATAATGCTTTAAACCTGCAATACGCAAACAGTACTCTTGTGTTTAAACCATCTGACGAAACAGCCAAAATAAAACGCGACATAGAGCTTGCCCTTAAGGAGGGAAAATAGAGATGAACGGACAAAGACTTCTCATACTGAATGGAAGCCCTCGTAGACAAGGGACCTCCTACAGCTTTGCCCGCACAATAAAAAAACTTGCTGAAGATGCGGGTAATCAAGCTGAAATTAGACATGTCATTGATTATTTTGATGGGCAAAAAAGCTTAAACGATTTGAAATATCATATTGCGGAAAGCGATATAATAGCCCTTGTGGCGCCTTTATATGCAGACACACTTCCCTATCCTGATATTTGGTGCCTGGAAAAATTGGCCGCTGAATACAGCAGTGAACTTAGCGGCAAGATGTTTTTTGCAGTTGGCCAGTGCGGTTTTCCGGATATAACCCGTCTCGAGCCAATGATTGACGCATGCAGGTTCTTTGCCGAAGAGACGGGAATGATATGGCGGGGTGGTTTAGCTTATGGCGGAGGGGCAATAATAAACGGGGCATTGCTGGAGAATTTGGGCAAGAAAGGAAAGAAAATCACTTCTGCCTTTAAGCTTGCCCTGGGAGATGTCATTCAAGGCAAAATGATTTCCGCCCGGGCACAGGATTTGTTGACAGTAAGAATTCCCAGAATTCTATACCGGCCGTTGGCTGCCTATTTAAACCATAAGATAAAAAAGGATGCGCTAAAGCATGGGATTACCGATGTTTCCAGAAAGGTTTACCTTGAATAACCCGTATTTACCATATGCTAAATACGATGAAAATTAAATCAAAAAGTATATTATGGAGGTAATAAAGAGGTATTGGCGAAGTAATGTTCAGAATAGACTTGAGTGCTTAGGAGATACCGCATGTTAAGAGTAACCGGACTTAAGCTGTCACTAGAAGAGGATATTAAACGGCTGCCTTATATGATTGCCCGCAAGTTAAGAATAAAGTCAGCCGATATCCTTGACTGGTATGTTTTTAAACAGTCAATAGACGCCCGTGACCGCAGGATGATTTATTTTGTTTATACGGTGGATGTTGTGGTTAAAAATGAGGCATACCTCATCAGCAAAATAAACGATCCGGGCGTATCCTTTACACCTCCTCTGCGGTATGAGTTTGCGCAAACGGGCAGTGAAAAACTGAAAGACCCGCCAGTGGTTATAGGGACTGGTCCATCAGGGCTTTTTGCCGGGCTTCTTTTGGCCCAGATGGGATACCAGCCCCTTATTTTAGAGCGGGGAGACAATGTGGAGACCAGGGCGGAAAAGGTCCGGCGTTTCTGGGAGACGGGCTGCCTGGACGGGGAGTCCAATGTCCAGTTTGGGGAAGGCGGGGCAGGGACTTTTTCCGACGGCAAGCTTACCACGCTGATTAAAGACAAAGAGAGACGCTGCCGCAAGGTATTGGAAGAATTGGTCCAGGCCGGAGCGCCGGCTTCTATCCTTTACTCGTTTAAGCCGCATATCGGTACGGATGTTTTGCAGCGCGTGGTAAAAAATTTGCGCGGCCGCATTCGCGAGCTGGGGGGACAGGTCCTTTTCCGGTCGCGCGTAACAGACCTTATAGTAAACAGCGGCCGGATTGACGGGGTAGTGGTAAACGGCCGGGACCGTATAAACTGCCAAGCCGTTGTTTTGGCTACCGGGCACAGCGCGCGGGATGTTTTCAGGATGCTTTATGAAAAAGGGGTTAAGCTGCAGCCCAAACCGTTTTCTATCGGGGTCAGGATAGAACATCACCAGGAGGTCATCGACCGGGCGCAGTACAGGGAATTTGCCGGCCATCCCCGGTTGGGAGCCGCCGAATACAAGCTGGCCTACCACTCGCCGTCAGGCCGCTCCGCTTACACCTTCTGCATGTGCCCGGGAGGAACGGTGGTGGCTGCAGCTTCCGAGCACGGCTATCTTGTCACCAACGGCATGAGCGAGCACGCCCGGGACGGCCGCAATGCCAACAGCGCCCTGCTGGTAGGTGTTACACCGCAGGATTTCCCGGGTGACCACCCGCTGTCGGGGGTCGAATTCCAGCGCAGGTGGGAAAAAGCGGCCTTCTTGTTGGGGGGAGGAGGCTACCTTGCTCCCGCGCAGCTGTTATCCGATTTTTTGGAGGGAAGAGTTTCCACGGTTCTCGGCTCCGTTAAGCCCACCTATCCCCGCGGCGTTACGTTGGCCGATCTTGCGGAGTGCTTGCCTTCTTATGTGACGGAGACGCTTCGCGAAGCGATTAGCGAATTTGGAAGGAAACTCCAAGGTTTCGCCGCGGCTGATGCCGTCCTGACCGGGGTTGAGACCCGCAGCTCGTCGCCGGTAAGGATTGCCCGGCAAGATGATTTCCAGGCCTGCTTTTCCGGGCTATACCCGGCTGGAGAAGGTGCGGGATACGCTGGCGGTATAGTATCCGCGGCCGTGGACGGGCTGCGGGTTGGGGAAGCCCTAGCCAGAAGGTTTAAACCGCTACAGGCCGGTATTACGGGCTAAAGGTTTTTATTCTAAACCTTGCTTTGCCGTAATAAATATTTAAACAAGCCCCAATTGTACGTGCATGTTGATATATTATTTACGCTAATCTATAATTAACTTAAATTAAATTATTAACTGCCGTAATTCAATCCTGGGACAAATCAGTTCTGTTATTTGTTTTCCTAAATAGCCCAAAAAGGCGGGGGAGAATTATATGAATAGCAAGAATATAATGTCATTTATGGACATTAAATTGGCCTGGGAAAAATACCTTCAATCCGGCGAAGTGATCCATGACATGATTAAACAGCCGATTGTCGAGTCGTGGAAAAGGAGCAACGAGGCCAGCGTCAACCCGTTTGACGGGGTATGCAGGTATGTCCTGGAACACCGGCAGCTGAAGGAGGTTAAGGAACGGAACAGCGAACTGCTGCAAACGGTTAAACCGCTGATGGAATACTGTTATGACCTTATTAAAGAGACCGGCGTTATCTTTGTGCTGATCGACGAGCAGGGTTACATCATGGAAAGTTTTGGCGACGCAAACGTGCTTGAAGATGCGAAAAGGATCAACTTTATCCAGGGAGCGACCTGGACGGAGAACCAGGTGGGAACCAACGCCATAGGGACTTCGCTGCAAATCAAGAAACCGATAAATGTCACCGGCGCCGAGCATTACTGCCAAAAACACCATCCCTGGACATGTTCCGCCGCTCCAATACTTGATCCGGCGGGAAAATTACTGGGAATAATTGATATTTCCGGCCCGGCGCGCACCTTTCACAAAAACGCGCTCGGCCTTGCGGCGGGAATCGCCAATACGGCCATGACGAAACTTATACTTAAAAAAAAGGGACAGGAGATGTCCCAGGTCGACAAACGGTTTTCCCTGCTGTTCAATAATGTTTCGGACGGCATTATCGAAGTCGATGCCCGGGGAGTGATTAAACGGGTCAATCCGGCTGTCAACAGGCTGTTTAAAATGACTTCCCAGGAAATGATCGGGAGGCCTGTTGAAGAATTGTTTGGCTGGGATATTCCCCCCATCATGTCCCTATTGAAAGGAAAACGCCTGGATTGCGAGTGCTCTTGGCCGGCGAAAAACGAAAGCAAGAAGTTTTTGCTGTGCGGCGAGTCTATAATTGACGCAGCTGGCGCCGTGGCGGGCGGAATTATCATTTTTAAACGCCTGGATGAACAGAAGGTGCTCGTTAAGAGGGCCGAGTCAGCAACTCGCAAAGATACTTCTTACCATTTCGCGGATATTAAAGGGGACAGCCCGGCTATTGTTGAAGCCGTGCAAATTGCCAGGCTTGCGGCCAGGAGCTTCTCCAACGTGCTGCTCCAAGGCGAGTGCGGGACCGGGAAAGAGATTTTTGCCCAGGCAATCCACAACGAAAGCGCAAGGAAAGAGGGACCGTTTATCGCTGTAAACTGTGGAGCCATCCCCAGGGATTTGATCGGTTCGGAACTGTTCGGATACGAAGAAGGGGCGTTCACCGGGGCCAGGCGAGGCGGCCGGGCAGGCAAGTTTGAAATAGCTTCGGGCGGGACTTTGTTTCTTGACGAGGTCGGCGATATGCCCTTTGAACAGCAGGTAGCCCTGCTGAGAGTGCTGCAGGAAAAGAAAGTCGTCAGGATCGGCGGCCACAGGGAGATTCCCGTCGATGTAAGGGTAATATGCGCGACCAACAGGAACCTTTCGGCTGAGGTTGTTAAAGGCAACTTCCGGCAGGACCTGTATTACCGTTTAAACGTGATAACCATAAACATCCCGCCGCTGCGGGAACGCAGGGAGGATATCATCCTTCTTTTCCACCATTTTTTGAAAAAACACGAATCGGCGCGGGGCTGGAGCTTCGAAATCGAGCCGCAGGTTTTCGACTACCTCCAAAAATACCATTGGCCCGGCAATGTCCGTGAATTGGAGAATGTGGTGGAAAGGCTGATAAACCTGACGCAGGACAGGAAGATCAAAGCCGGCAGCTTGCCCGCTGAAATCCGGTTCCCGCGGGAGTTTTTACCACGCGATGCTGCTGTGGAGATTCCTGTTTTTGACAGCTATCCCGTAGATAGGAAGGGGAGGAAACGGGAGAACGCCAAACTAGAGCAGCAGAAAATCATTTACGTGCTGAACAGGCATCACGGCAATGTCAGCAAGGCCGCCAGCGAACTGGGAGTATCCCGCAATACCCTGTACCGAAAAATGCGGCTTTATAATATAAACAATTAGATTCACTTGCCGCTGTTATCCAAATATGTCCTTGATTTGTAACATGCTGTCACGAACTTCAGCATTATTGGGACAATACTTTTTACCGTGCCGGGAAGCAGAACAGCAGACCACCCTGTGAAAACAGGGCGGTTTTGTTATGGCACAGATTTTGCAATTCTAGAACATGTGTGCCGGCAATTTAAAACTGAATCAAAAGGGGGGGTCAAGCAGTGGTGTTTATTAAACTGCCGGCAAAAGGAAGAGTAAAATATTTTGGATAAGGAAGGGAGAGTAATATGAAACTGTTTCCTATTTCGCTTTCCATCGGTATTCTGGCCGGTTTGTGGACTTATCTCTCTATCGCTTTTGGCCTGCTTACCTGGCCGGCTTTTGTCGGGTGGGCTATTTATTTTTACCTGGGAGGCACCAAAGAAGCCCTGGGCAAAGCCATACCTCCCATGATTGTCGGCCTGGGCCTGGGCTACCTGACTTCATTGGCCTATGCAGGGCTGAACGGCGACGCGTTGATCCTTTCAGGGCTGGTGGTAATCCTTGCTTTCCTCATGACTTACATGATGAATATACCCCTTCTGGCAGCGGCCCCGGCGGCCTTTCAGGGCTGCGCGGTCTTTTTCGGTGTCGGCGACCCGATTAAGGCGGGAATACCTTTTATCATCGGGCTGCTTCTCGGTTATGTTTCGGCGGTCATCCCCGATGTTTTGATGTCCGCCTCAAAGAAAAAGGAGGCAATGTGAGACCTTCGTCTGTTGTAACATAAGTGTCATGGCAATTTGTGTAATGGTGACACTTTTGTTACATTTAAGCTTGCGTTAGGCGAAAGAAAATGGCGGTACGGCAAGGCTAAGCCGCCTTTTTTTATTTATATAAAAATGGCATAACATTTGCAATTAAGAAATTCATAATAACAAATCTTATAAAAACCACACGCGGGGTGCTGAACAAATGGCTTTTAATCAGGTTCCTTTCTTTAACAGTATAAGATCGGCCTGGGATGCTTTTGTCACATACGGTGAACCACCCAGCCACACGGTCCGGCCGGAAATTATCGACTCATGGCTCCGGTGCCGGCAGGCGGGAGTCGACCCGGAGAACGGCTGCTGCAGCCGTATTCTGAGTTCCACGGAATTAAAAGAGATACTGTTGAAAAACTGGGATTTGATACACATAGCCAAACCCTTCATGAACCGTCTTTATAAATATTTCCAGGGATCGGGTTTTATTGTTGTTCTGGTCGATAAGGATGGTTACATAATGGAAAGCTTTGGCGATCCGAAGGCTCTTGAAAGCGCGAAAGAGATCAATTTCATCCGGGGAGCCAGGTGGTTGGAAAACGAGGTGGGAACAAATGCCATCGGGACGGCCCTGGTATTGAAAAAGCCGATCCAGGTTACAGGTCCGGAGCATTACTGCAGGAAGCACCATACCTGGACTTGTTCCGCTGCGCCCATTTTTGATTTAAACAACCAGGTGGCAGGGGTACTGGATATTTCAGGCAGCGCCGATGAAACCCATCTTCACACCCTCGGCATGGCGGTCGCGGCGGTTGAAGCGATTACCAGGCAGCTCAGGATCGAACAGGACCGCAAACAGGGATTGACCGGCGGCCTGAACAATAGAGCGGGTGGAGAGCTCGCCGCTGCCGGAAATTCCGAAAGCCAGGCCCGTGTTTTCAGCGGCGGCAATAAGTTATATAAGTTTAGTGACATCATATGCAGCAGCCCGGCGCTGAAGGAAAGCGTGCACGTAGCCTCGCTTGCTGCCGGCTGTATGTCCAACGTGCTTTTGCAAGGTGAGAGCGGGACAGGGAAGGAGCTTTTCGCTCAGGCCATTCACAGCGCCAGCTGCAGGAAAAACGGGCCGTTTATTGCCGTGAACTGCGGGGCCATACCCAGGGAACTGATTGCCAGCGAGTTATTCGGGTATGAGGAAGGGGCTTTTACCGGCGCAAGGAAGGGTGGAAAACCAGGAAAATTTGAACTTGCCCGCGGAGGAACTTTGTTTCTGGACGAGATTGGAGAAATGCCGCTCGAACAGCAGGTAGCACTTTTGCGGGTCCTGCAGGAAAAGAAAATTTACCGGATCGGCAGCGACAGAGCAATAGACGTCGATGTCCGCATCATCTGCGCGACAAACAAAAATATCCTGGAGGAAGTGGGTAAAGGCGCCTTCCGGCAGGATCTTTACTACCGGCTGAACGTGATTTCGATTACCCTTCCTTCGCTGCGCGAGCGCAGGGAAGACATAGTTTTATTGTTTAATCATTTCTTGAAGCAGATAAGCCGGGGAAAGGAGTATTACGTGGAGCCGGAGGTTTATGAACAGGTGGAGCGGTATGATTGGCCGGGCAATGTCCGCGAGCTGCAGAACACGGTGGAGAGGTTGGTGAATTTGGTCCAGGGGCCGATCATCAGTCTCTCCCACCTGCCCCCGGAGATCTGCGGCGCAGCCGGCGCGCAGTTGGAACCAGCGCCTTCCCTGGCTGAACAGGTTATGGGCGAAAGAAGCAGCAGGACGGAAAGAAAACGCAGGGCTGCGGAAAAAGAGCGCCAGAAAATCGTTTTTTTGCTGGACAGGTATGGAGGGAATGTCACCTGGACTGCCCGCGAGCTGGGCCTTTCGCGCAACACTCTTTATCGAAAAATGCGTTTGTACGGGATAAAGAACTGATTTGTACCAAAACTGTCATCGATTGAGACAGCGGGTGACAGGAGCGGTACACCGGCTGAGATGTTTCCTTTTAGTCCCTGCTGCTGATGAGGAAGAGAAACGAACCAAATCTCGCTTGGGTTAAGGTCTGGGCTTGTTTTCCCCGGTTTGCGGGAGTCTTGGCATAATACTTGCTGTACATACTGGTGATGGACTTATACGAGTCCGCTCTTCATATTTGCCAAAAAAAGGGGAAGGAGGTGAAGGCGTGGGCTATGAGCGGTTTGTTATAGAATTTGGCACCGGGGCCGACCTGCACGGGGAAGATGTGACCAAAGCCGCGCAAAGAGCGGTTAAAGATGCCGTTTCGCACAGCTGTCTTTGCGGCTTGGTCGATATTTTTGGGTACAGCGATCCCAACAAGATGCACATTGAGGTGAAAATCGGCTGTCCCTACCCGGAAAGAGTGAACAAGGAAGAAGTCCTCAAAATGCTTCCTTTCGGGACGGCCAACCTGGAAGTGGTAGCGGGAGGACTGCTGGCTCCGGGGTTAAAGCTTCCCGCTCTCGGGGAGGGCGACAGGGTTGTGCTTGCGCTGGCCGCCCTTACGGTTTACGTCGATACCGGAGGAATAAAAAAGAGCTAAAGGAGAAAAGGAGGAGACATTGATGGAAATCACCAAGGAAAAACTGCTCGGCTTTTACAAAACAATGGTCACGATCAGAAAATTTGAAGAAAAGGCTTGCGAGCTGTTCGCCGCAGGCAAGCTCCCCGGTTTTGTCCACCTCTATATCGGGGAGGAAGCCGTGGCGACAGGAGTTTGCGCCAATTTGACGGACAAAGATTTTATTACCAGCACTCACCGTGGGCACGGGCACCTGATTGCCAAAGGCGGCAAACTGGACCTGATGATGGCTGAACTTTTCGGGAAGGCCACTGGCTACTGCAAGGGGAAAGGCGGTTCCATGCATATTGCCGATGTCGATCTGGGCATTTTGGGCGCCAACGGTATTGTGGGCGCGGGACAGCCGATAGCTACCGGCGCGGCGTTTGCCTGCAAGTACAAAAAGAGCGATGCCGTAGCGGTGTGTTTCCACGGCGACGGCGCATCAAACCGCGGGACTTTTCACGAATCTTTGAACATGGCCGCTATTTTCAAGCTGCCGGTCGTTTTTGTGTGCGAAAACAACATGTACGGCATATCCATTTCCCAGAAATACCATATGAACGTGAGCGACATTTCCGATCGCGCAGCGGCTTACGGCATTCCCGGGGTGACGGTGGACGGCAATGACGTGGTAGCCGTTTACGAGGCTGCCGCCGAAGCAATTCAGCGGGCCAGGAAAGGTGACGGTCCCAGCCTCATCGAGTGCAAGACATGGAGACAGAAGGGACATTTTGAAGGCGATCCCCAGAGTTACAAGAAACCGGAGGAACAGGCGGAGTGGCTGCAGAAAGACCCCATACCCAGGCTGGAGAAGAAACTCCTGGAGCTGAAATATGCCACCAAGGCGGACCTCGATAAAATTCAGGGAGAAACAGCCCAAAAAATTGAAGCCGCGGTCAAATTCGCCCAGAACAGTCCCGACCCCTCTCCGGAAGACGTGCTGACCGATGTTCTCGCAGGTTAGATTATTTTGAAAGGGTGAGAAAAAATGAAGATGACTTATGCTGAAGCCATGAGAGATGGCCTGCGTGTGGAAATGAAAAGAGACCCCAATGTCTATTTGGCCGGTGAAGACGTCGGTCCCTTCGGCGGATGTTTCGGCCAGGTCGCCGGGCTTTACCAGGAGTTCGGTCCCGGCCGGATAGTGGATACGCCGATCAGCGAAACGGCGATTGTCGGGCACGCCGTGGGCGCTGCTGCGGCAGGACTGCGGCCCGTGGTGGAAATCATGTTTATGGATTTCATGGGCGTGTGCATGGACGAGATCTTGAATCAGGCCGCCAAGATGCGCTATATGTTCGGCGGTAAGGCCAAACTTCCCATGGTTATCCGGACGCCGTGCGGCGGCGGTTTGGGTGCTGCGGCCCAGCATTCCCAGTGCCTGGAAGCATTGTTTACGCACATCCCCGGCATCAAAGTGGTAATGCCGGCTGAACCTGCCGACGCCAAAGGGTTGATGGCGGCAGCCATCCGTGACGACAACCCCGTGATTTATGTCGAGCACAAAATGCTTCTCGGGGTGCAAGGTGAAGTGCCGGAAGGCGAATTCGTCGTGCCGATTGGCCAAGCGGCGGTTAAACGGCCAGGGTCCGATGTGACGATAGTGGCCTGGTCGGGAATGGTGCCCAAGGCCGCGGCTGCCGCGGAAACCCTGGCCGGGGAAGAGATCAGCGCCGAGGTCATTGACCTTCGCACGCTCACACCGCTGGACAAAGACTGCATTTTGAAGTCGGTAGGCAAGACTGGCAGGCTGGTGATCGTGCACGAGGCCAACCTGACCGGCGGGTTTGGAGGAGAAATAGCGGCCATTGTTGCCGATGAAGGTTTTGACCTTCTGAATGCTCCCATCAAACGGGTAACGGCTCCGGATACCCCGGTTCCTTTCGCCACCGTGCTGGAAAAAGCTTACCTGCCCAGTGAAGAAAAGATCGTCAGGGCGGTAAAGGAACTGTTTTAAAGACGAAGGCGGTGGGCAGGCCCTGACACTGCCCACCATCTTTTCCCGGTCCGGTCTGGTATGTATTGAAAAGAGTTTGCCTGTTGTTTATTCTTAACTCAAGGAGGAAAAGAATGCCTACGGTTGGGATTATCGCCAATCCTGCTTCGGGGAAAGACATTCGCCGGCTTGTGGCTTACGGCACAGTTTTCGACAACCTGGAAAAAGTGAATATCGTTCGCCGGATCTTGCTTGGTCTGGCTGCGGCAGGGGTGAACAGGGCAGTGTACATGCCCGATTATTTTGGGATTGTCCCGAAAGCGGTTGAGGGACTGTACAGCGAACACCGCCTGTCTATGGAAATAGTTCCGGCTGACATCAGGCTTACCGGCACTCAGGTCGATTCGTACGAGGCCGCTCTGGAGATGGGGAGGTGGGCGGCAGGTTGCATAATCACGCTGGGCGGCGACGGGACAAACCGCATGGTGGCCAAGGGCTGCGGAGATACGCCCCTCCTTCCTGTTTCCACCGGCACAAACAACGTTTTTCCCCGGATGGTTGAGGGCACTATAGCCGGGCTGGCCGCCGGCGCGGTGGCTTGCGGCAAAGCAGGCGGCCCACAGGTGCTGAACCCCAGCAAAAAGCTGGTCATTTATAAAAACGGGGAACCCGTCGATATTGCCCTGATCGATGCCGTCGTTCTCAAGGACAAATTCATCGGTTCCCGGGCCATGTGGGAAGTAGACAGCCTGCGGCAGGCAGTCGTCACCAGGGGCGAAGCGCATAACATCGGGATTGCCTCTATTGCCGGCAACCTTGCGCCGGTCGGCGTAACGGAAAAAAAGGGGATGGTTCTGGAATTCGATCCGGAGAAGAAAGACGTGCTGGCGCCTATCGCGCCCGGCCTGATCGTGCCTGTGGGCATCAAGCGTTTTCGCTTGCTGGAAGTCGGCGAGCGGGTGGAGGTCGACTGTCGGCCATGCATCATTGCCCTGGATGGAGAAAGGGAAGTGGAACTGAAAGAAAGCGATGAGGCGTACATTGAACTGACCTTTGACGGGCCCAGGGTGGTGGATGTCAAGGCGGCTTTGAAAACGGCAGTAGAAAACAATTATTCCCGCTGCCGGGCGAGGGCGATTTTGGGGTCAGAATAAAGGAGTGAACGAGACATGTTTGAGATCAGGATGCCCAAGATGGGACTGACCATGACCACGGGTACTGTGGTTAAATGGCACAAGAAGGAAGGCGATCCAGTAAAAAAAGGCGAGGAGATCCTTGATATTTCCACCGAAAAGATCACCAATACAGTGGAAGCCCCGGCGGATGGGGTTTTAATAAAGATCATCGCGCCGGAAGGGACAGAACTTCCTATCGGCGGTTTGCTCGGCCTGATTGGCTCGCCCGGAGAGAAGGCCGGGGAGGAGATTTCCGGCGGGATAAAGGAAGCGGGAGGCGGCGAAAGGATCAAGATCACTCCTGCCGCCGCAAAGCTGGCCAGGGAAATGGGCGTCGATTGCACACTGCTGGCCGGTACCGGGCCGGGCGGGAGAATAACCAGGGAGGACGTGGAAAAGGCCGCCGCTCAAGTCCGCTCCGTCCAGGCGCCGTCAGAGGGCGGGGATAAAAAGCCGGTTTCCGGCGAGTTCATTCCCTATACGGGCATGCGCAAGGCGATCGGCGACAATATGAGCCGCAGCTGGGCTACGGCTCCCAAGGTAACGCACCATGTTTCGGTTGATGTTTCCAGGCTGCTGGAACTGCGTAAAATGATCAACGAGGACCTTGACGAGATGAGCAGGGTTTCGATCACCGACCTGTTGATAAAAATTGCGGCCAAGGCGCTGGAAATGAAGCCGTCGATCAATGTGTCGCTTGAGGGCGGCAGCATTAAGCTGTTCAAAGATATTAACATCGGGGTGGCTGTGGCCCTGGAGAATGGCCTGGTGGTTCCGGTCGTCAAGAACGCCGGCAAGAAAAGCCTGCTTCAGGTAAGCGCCAAGGTCAGGGAACTGGCGCAAAAAGCCAGGGAAAACAGGCTCAGCCTGGAGGAGATGAGCGGCGGCACCTTTACCATTACCAATCTTGGCGCTTACGGGTCGGTGGACTTTTTCACCCCGATCATCAACCAGCCGGAATCGGCTATCCTGGGAGTAGGAAGGGTAGTGCAGGCTCCGGCGGTTATCGAGGGGCAGGTAGTGCCGCGGCCCATGATGGGGCTTTCGCTTGCTTTCGACCATCGTGTCATTGACGGGGCGCCGGCCGCGGAATTCCTGGCGGTATTGATCAAAATGATTGAAAGACCGCTGGCGGCAAT from Peptococcaceae bacterium harbors:
- the gdhA gene encoding NADP-specific glutamate dehydrogenase, which produces MKYLGKVMEQVIKRNPNEPEFHQAVREVLESLDPVAEKHPEWVKAGIFERIVEPDRQIIFKVPWVDDNGNVQVNRGFRVQFNSAIGPYKGGLRFHPSVNLGIIKFLGFEQIFKNSLTGLPIGGAKGGSDFDPKGKSDGEIMRFCQSFMGELFRHIGENTDVPAGDIGVGGREIGYMYGMYKKLRNDFTGVFTGKGLTWGGSLVRKEATGYGTCYFMEEALKAKGKSFKGATVVISGSGNVAIYAAEKVCQLGGKVVAMSDSNGYVYDPEGIKLDTVKRIKEVERKRIKVYVEDHPTARYHEDWTGIWTVKCDIALPCATQNEIDEKSALALVANGCYAVGEGANMPSTPEAIEVFLKNKVIFGPAKAANAGGVATSALEMCQNSMRYSWTFEEVDAKLKEIMVNIYKSASKAAREYGCEDNLVVGANIAGFLKVADAMLAQGVAY
- a CDS encoding NAD(P)H-dependent oxidoreductase gives rise to the protein MKPVILEAFENENFIGNTLKRLFEQKGQEYFYFKLKDMNILPCRSCGICSIKTPGKCIVVDDDMPVILKAVASSSMLIMITPIVFGGYSSQLKKAVDKFMLLATPLYSGKGGRLLHLPRYGHKSLLGIGVTKNNSRFQEDSFRKLVAHNALNLQYANSTLVFKPSDETAKIKRDIELALKEGK
- a CDS encoding DUF1097 domain-containing protein, with product MKLFPISLSIGILAGLWTYLSIAFGLLTWPAFVGWAIYFYLGGTKEALGKAIPPMIVGLGLGYLTSLAYAGLNGDALILSGLVVILAFLMTYMMNIPLLAAAPAAFQGCAVFFGVGDPIKAGIPFIIGLLLGYVSAVIPDVLMSASKKKEAM
- a CDS encoding FAD-dependent oxidoreductase, which gives rise to MLRVTGLKLSLEEDIKRLPYMIARKLRIKSADILDWYVFKQSIDARDRRMIYFVYTVDVVVKNEAYLISKINDPGVSFTPPLRYEFAQTGSEKLKDPPVVIGTGPSGLFAGLLLAQMGYQPLILERGDNVETRAEKVRRFWETGCLDGESNVQFGEGGAGTFSDGKLTTLIKDKERRCRKVLEELVQAGAPASILYSFKPHIGTDVLQRVVKNLRGRIRELGGQVLFRSRVTDLIVNSGRIDGVVVNGRDRINCQAVVLATGHSARDVFRMLYEKGVKLQPKPFSIGVRIEHHQEVIDRAQYREFAGHPRLGAAEYKLAYHSPSGRSAYTFCMCPGGTVVAAASEHGYLVTNGMSEHARDGRNANSALLVGVTPQDFPGDHPLSGVEFQRRWEKAAFLLGGGGYLAPAQLLSDFLEGRVSTVLGSVKPTYPRGVTLADLAECLPSYVTETLREAISEFGRKLQGFAAADAVLTGVETRSSSPVRIARQDDFQACFSGLYPAGEGAGYAGGIVSAAVDGLRVGEALARRFKPLQAGITG
- a CDS encoding sigma-54-dependent Fis family transcriptional regulator, which gives rise to MNSKNIMSFMDIKLAWEKYLQSGEVIHDMIKQPIVESWKRSNEASVNPFDGVCRYVLEHRQLKEVKERNSELLQTVKPLMEYCYDLIKETGVIFVLIDEQGYIMESFGDANVLEDAKRINFIQGATWTENQVGTNAIGTSLQIKKPINVTGAEHYCQKHHPWTCSAAPILDPAGKLLGIIDISGPARTFHKNALGLAAGIANTAMTKLILKKKGQEMSQVDKRFSLLFNNVSDGIIEVDARGVIKRVNPAVNRLFKMTSQEMIGRPVEELFGWDIPPIMSLLKGKRLDCECSWPAKNESKKFLLCGESIIDAAGAVAGGIIIFKRLDEQKVLVKRAESATRKDTSYHFADIKGDSPAIVEAVQIARLAARSFSNVLLQGECGTGKEIFAQAIHNESARKEGPFIAVNCGAIPRDLIGSELFGYEEGAFTGARRGGRAGKFEIASGGTLFLDEVGDMPFEQQVALLRVLQEKKVVRIGGHREIPVDVRVICATNRNLSAEVVKGNFRQDLYYRLNVITINIPPLRERREDIILLFHHFLKKHESARGWSFEIEPQVFDYLQKYHWPGNVRELENVVERLINLTQDRKIKAGSLPAEIRFPREFLPRDAAVEIPVFDSYPVDRKGRKRENAKLEQQKIIYVLNRHHGNVSKAASELGVSRNTLYRKMRLYNINN